One Dysidea avara chromosome 8, odDysAvar1.4, whole genome shotgun sequence genomic window, acccggattactatccgggtctgacccggattgctatccgggtcagtgggtcatccgggtcagtagtagtgacccggtttcaacgctgatgtgaGCCCATTCCTTGGAGTACTGAGTTGGAAATAATACTGAGATAATAAAAGAAATCATTACGTACGTGCAATGCAGGCTTTTGCTGAGATGATCAACTAATGTTTTAGCCTATTGTGGAAGTAGTTTTGGGAATATAGTGCTACACAGTAGAAAATTgagcaaagaaatcaatttgaACAGTGAATATACTGACTACAAGTGCTtatattcacagccataactttagAAGAGTTTGAAAATTTGGTTTGGATGTTGACCATAATATATTGGCATATATCTATCAGGGATATAACgaattgtaaaatagtaatggttaattccagatgagttagctagctgcatggtgcttggtttttagaagtagcacaacatcaacttgtttctgattgcactatatgtgactgaatttgacaaaacccggcttcgacgcacaaaacttcgttaggagatgtggcgattttaagtaatcattgtgtaataacttcccagtgcctacagctgtgcaaacaaaatttgcaccaagtatgcatctatttactagctatcactgagtgggtgtatacatttctgatacccaaaattagccctgttttgggcagcttttctcgagtgggtaataacatcacaggtgatagtaatagggtgggagggtgggggtggatggtggtcttaatatacgggtataaaatggagtaagaagacgattggaatccagaggccaagtttgggctctccatggccctcaaatcactccaaattgaccgagaacactattggtgagctctctgtgaagtcccagctcactacacaccattatcacaaagccatggccattcaatggcgccaatctcccactcgtggctttgacagggtcggaagaaagctgccacagaaaccagacttgccagtcctgaaggaagtacagtgtggaatgtgatagtgtattaggccagcaatccatttctggtaaaaacgtaagtttgattttgtgtgcgtggaagccttgttatgtgaaatccggtcacatttaatattaagagaggcatcacgtgagatcacgtgatctaacaatactacagttagcttgtttggctgcctcttgctactcctcgtgttccatgggttggtaataaagtgtgggcctgttttcaagcgtcaattggtaagttacactttatatcggctataatgtattcattttaatattaagagaggcatcacgtgagatcacgtgatctaacaatactacagttagcttgtttggctgcctcttgctactcctcgtgttccatgggttggtaataaagtgtgggcctgttttcaagcgtcaattggtaagttacactttatatcggctataatgtattcatgtgtgactgaatttgacaaaacccggcttcgacgcacaaaacttcgttaggagatatggcgattttaagtaatcattgtgtaataacttcccagtgcctacagctgtgcaaacaaaatttgcaccaagtatgcatctatttactagctatcactgagtgggtgtatacatttctgatacccaaaattagccctgttttgggcagcttttctcgagtgggtaataacatcacaggtgatagtaatagggtgggagggtgggggtggatggtggtcttaatatacgggtataaaatggagtaagaagacgattggaatccagagaccaagtttgggctctccatggccctcaaatcactccaaattgaccgagaacactattggtgagctctctgtgaagtcccagctcactacacaccattatcacaaagccatggccattcaatggcgccaatctcccactcgtggctttgacagggtcggaagaaagctgccacagaaaccagacttgccagtcctgaaggaagtacagtgtggaatgtgatagtgtattaggccagcaatccatttctggtaaaaacgtaagtttgattttgtgtgcgtggaagccttgttatgtgaaatccggtcacatatagtgtgtTAACTGTTCTTGTTATGgcatagctatgttatacacATTTGGctataactgctttattagagtgtcttgatttCAATACTTAAAGGTATAGGAGTGCAGTTCccattgttttgttttcaacaGTAGCTGACTGCAATTAAAGGACATAATTGTGTGGCTCTGAAGTGTGGCATGTatgtgttctgattgtttaagagTGTGGTCCAGTCATGTCATTGTATCATTGAAGCTACATGTATTGTATCTGTCAGTAGTTTAAATGTCAAATAGTTGTTTGACTTGTtcttctaaggaaagtgtctaAACAGAAATTTAACACCTTATtattatggtttccttgcatgaaggagATGATCATGTaatataacagaaaacagacacttgtcagaaccagaAAGGTTTATtcgtgagtttgttattgtggtggccATGTACAGCTTGCTTTGCTTTGGCCTCTGACATTGTGACAAGTCAGACAGACAGTCAGGCAGACAAAAAACGGGTTTTgacgatttaaaaaaatacaggattgatgtttgatacactaAGACTATTCAAAACTCATTTTCATCTCATATTTGTAtggttttcaactacaacattcTGAGAGGTGCCATTTATTTTCTTTAGTATTTAATAGCAGTACCTATTTCGCACTTTGCCCACTTTTGTTTGTATGTCTAATTATATTTCCCGGCATTCTTAAGTATGTGTATTTAACAAACTTGCCCACAATTATCATAATTTCTAATTGTGTTACTATTGTAGGTCCAAAGAATGTATGAAGGTTTGCCAAGGGAGGCAGCTCAATATTTTTGTAGCACATGCCATATTTGCCAGCTGAAGCAGCCACAGAATTGTACTGCTCCTTTGAAGCCAATCATTTCATCAGGATTTTTAACACGTTGTCAGGTTTGTTGTGGGAGAGAGTATAATTTACATAGAggattattcactcttgcttaTTTTAGATTGATTTGATAGATATGAGGCACATGCCAGATGATTCTTATTGCTACATTGCACTTTACATGGACCACCGGTCAAAGTTTCACGTGCTATGGCCACTGATAAACTAGAGTGCCATTGAAGTAGCTAGTGGGCTTGTGTACAAGGTTTTCCCATATTTTGGGCTCCCCAAAATATTGCAGTCAGATAATGGAAGGGAATTTGTTAATGAAGTTATTAGAGAGATATTGAAGTCATGGCCAGGAGAAATGACAATAATCAATGGTAGACCTCGCCATTCACAGTCACAAGGTTTAATTGAAAAGGGCAACCATCTTGTAGAAATGCAGTTGCAAGCATTTAAATGTGAGCACAAGGATTCCAACTGTGTATCTTGGACTGACTGGCTGCCATGTATTCAATGTAAGTACTAGTATGAGCCCAACTAATATGTAATGTGCCCTTGCAGATAATTTAAATGTTCAAGTGTGTCGCACTTTAAAACAAAACCCATATGAAGTGATGTTTGGCCAGCCACCAAGGTTAGCCCCATTTGCTGAACTTCCCGAAGGAGTTGACCATTGTATAATGGAAGAGGATTTAACTGATCTTATCAAAGATGGTTAGTGGTTCAATAGTGATGTAAAAAAATCATGTGGCGCTTTCAACtagatgatgtgtcactgctatttGATGAATTACCACCAACTGTGTTTCCACCAACATCTAGttcaaggatgtcaccacaACAACTGAGTAGAAGTACATCACCACCATCTAGCTTAATGATGTCACCACGGCGACTAAGTAGAAGTTAATCACCCCCATCTAGttcaaggatgtcaccacagCGACCAAGTAGAAGTGCATCACCACTATCtagctcaaggatgtcaccacagCAAGCATGTCAAAGTGTGCCACCACTGTTACCTGACAAACCATTGTCAAATCAAATTGTATCTCCTATAGCATCTCCTACAGATGATACGTCACCACCACCTGATCACATGGAGTCGGAGTCTCAGAGGTACAAATCATTACCAATTTTGTGTAGACTGCTATAGCTTTTTTGATCAGTGAAACCTCCTAGTTATAACTACACAAGCCATGTATAAATACATTCTGTGGGATCAAGGTTTTTTCATATCAAGAAGTGAAAATGTTTAGTTTCAGTGAAAAATCTTTGTCCTTATTGTGTGAGGCCTATATTTCTTTTATCAAGTTGTTTAAGCATGGAGTTTTGTTATAACTGTAGTGTTTGGTGTTCTGTCTATGTGATTTCAGCAATGCCCTTATGTTTATAGCAATATGTTATTATTCTGTTAGCAAAAACACAGTGAAAAATCATATGATCACCTCACTACTTGTGATCGCCATAAGGCAATTCAGGAGGCAGCAGACTTAGAGTACCGAAAGAATGCTGAAAGAATGAAATTGCAGTATGCAAAAGTTAAACATTGTTAAGTTAAACATTGTAGACAAAACTTATGTGTATGCATTGCTTTGACATCCAGGTCAATAGTATGGTGTTCACATGCATTTACGTAGTACAGTGCATCCATAGAAGTCAATGCCTTGTGATAATTATAATCCTGTGGAgaaaatatatttttttttgtttatttagaacCATTGAATGACTATTGCCATTCCTGTGGAATGATTGGTTTGGTGGATGATGATACAACTCCCTTGGTGAGCTCTAGTTACATTAACGAAtcttgtatttatgtgtgtgaACTCTGtaggtcaggtgcaatagttgctcatgggGGTACCACAGACAGTGCTTAAGAAGGCATGAAGTGACAATCTCACAGGACGAAAACAGTTTTAACTTTGTAGGGCCATGCTGTTCAAAGAATGGGCCTGTGTTTGTGTATAGCTAACTGCTGTATTGGAGCTAATTCCAAGTTAAAATTGTAACTTTGTCACAAGCTGAATTTGAATATTAAAAAATCAATTAGATCTATACTGAATATAAATATTGTGTTCTAGCTAGTACATCAGGGGCGTGGTGTTGGATGTGTGCTCCATGCAGGAACTTGATCAGACAGAATGCACCTTATCCAATCCAACTGCAGAGTACGCAaaggaaccttggagggagAGATAGTCAATACAGAGAAAGCGGAACTGTCTTTACCCATGTTCCTTGTAGTAAACATATAGCTATCAAGGGGCTTATTAAAGTTATataaaagaaaatgaaaaaattgGATCACATTAGACCATTAGAATCATTAATAACCAGGCgtaaacacgataattattggTAGCATCATTTGCAATCCATGCCATCtaccataggcgattctaagggggggccatggccctccctgttaaaaaataacttttaaaaaatcttggggaaaagttgctgtataaattggcattgttatttttagcatttttcatgtttttagaacaaattttaggctgttttcaaacctttaaattgcaaaaatcctgcagcttctgggggttgcacccccagaccccccctgaaaattctactttatactatagccaaacaacaatagctatgctgttccctactgggcccccctgtaggtcaggtctagaatcgccaatGCCATCTACCAATCTGTGGGCAGAGCAGTAAACTTCCCAATCTGTGGGGCTTATTACACCTCTCTGAAAGCAGCCATAATAGACCTACGCACTTGATCAGCCAAGAACGTAACGGCGGTACACTGAATGGACCAGAATCCAaagagttcataaaatgcgcagctcttacggtagttcacagtgccacgagtagtagactttaggggaagcgtctagtagtgttagcgttagggttagggttagagttcagctttggtttcttcttcacctttagggttaggttcttcttactatatacagtttatttcgttagtcacatttataagatacaaaagaagggaatccagggagctagcagcggtagcataatcggtagcacactggaccatcacactgggatcctgggttcgatccctcttcaatactgcacttttttttcgcctttttggttcaccgttatttttctaagttctgtagggttatgaaatagggtgaaaagagtgataccctgTTGAGCTACCAGCGGCCCAACGGGAAGGAAGAACTGGTTTTGCCCACTCTTGGGTAACTCAGGCGCCCTTGTTCGCTTGTCCCTTTTATTCTTTTAGTCAATGGGTCGGAAAACAGAATGAACAACGGATGAAAAATCATGCGGCTAGCTACACTCAGGAAGAAAAGAAAGTCTTTGGGTAACATGCTGCCACAAACAGTgtaatgtagctacagtctcaACAGACTTAAATACTACATATCGTATattagttataattattttcagtttgtatgaatttggttaGACAATATGAATTCCTAGCCACTCTTTACAAACTTTAGCCAGAGAGCTTCTTTGTGATGTACGAAATATCAGCATCATATTATTAGTAAATTTGATTGAAGGTGCAAACGTTAGCAGATTCTTGATGGTAGATATTTAGTAGTGGCCCAACACTGCTATCACATAGTAAAACATCTGTTTCTTTGCTGACCCAATGACAAAACAGTGCTCTGGCTGTAGACTAGTTGCTCACCGCTAATCCATATATGGCAGCATACTTCATCTGTTGTCTGAAAGAAAGTGGCATGGCCACAACAGACTAGTAGAGTCAATCCAATGGTCCCAGCATAGAATCTGTGCTGGCCTGATTTCTGTGGTCCTGGAACAGAGGTGTAAAACTCCGAGTGGGTCAATGAAGGTGAATCCATGGcagaattaaattttgttgagtCAGTCTGGCAATGCTGACCCCTTCAAAAAGAACAACAGAAGCTTTTACACCCGCAGTAGTACGCACGGGATTGCTTGAGTGTGGGATTGTAAGGGGTCATTCTTTACACGTACTCATAAAACTGTCGACACGCTTTACTTACCAGTTCTACTCATCTGGTCTCTTGCGTGGGAATTCTGTGGGATACTTTGCATCTGTGGGAGCTGGTACAATGTATTAAGAGACCCATCTGTATCAGATGagtcccatacaaatattaattattgtgatattcctgtagtgtgctttattttaaatctcTGTACCATGTTATTATAAAATGCCCAGCTAgttattaatataataactaCGGTTACAGACAAAAGTGTAACTGTTGCATCTTTGCCTCATCTCTCTTGGGTGTGATGCATGTGACTGGCCTAGCCCAAGCCCAAGACAACATGTGGCCATATATACCCCTTAGCTTTGTGTGCTTATAGTATTGGCAAGAATAAATAATAGTTTACTGTAGGTATTGGTATGAATTTTACTTGTGTATACCATGCATGTCCTGTGTACAATATCCTCTACTTATATAGCTGCATGTGGGTCTCAAGAACGCCAAATGATGACACAGGCAATTTTAACTCTTAGGAAGGACGTTGGTGAGCTGTGAAGTCAGATGACCAACATGAAATTGCAGTAAGGGAAAGTCCTTGCAGTGAGCCATTACCAATCAGTGTTATTATCACAAGTTTTTAAtttacaacaacttcataaATATTATAGACTGTTATATTCAATTACTTGCTAACGATTTACTCAAGATGAGAAAGAAAGCTGATGACTATTTTCTTAAGTTGTAATTTTGTCTTATATCTCTATTTCTGTTCACAGAGCAGCACATCGACACTATGACACCAGCGTTTACAGCGTCAACCATGGAGGAGTGAATGAATCGCACAAACAGTTAAAAAAGAGGTGCACATAAACTACAGATAGTCAGATACTGTAATATGCAAGCTGTATTATGTTGACTGCATATGTCCTTTCATAGAAGAATTACATGTAGGACATGGACCTAAGAGAAGAGGGACGATGAAAGTAATCAGGTGTTACACGTCCTACTAACCACTGTGGAGATCTGacagtatgtatatatgtgtacccTATAATAATTGGTGACTGTGCACTTATGCAATATAGACTTTGGACTGCCTACATTTTTGAAATGCTGGAACATTGAATAAAGCATTGAAGGAAAGTGGATATTGTCTActcctttgtaaactctgtaCGATGTACCCGCTTGGGTGATTCAGTAAGTTATTTGTGCTGCACTGACCCTGTGATTCTAGCAATCTTGAATCTTCAAGGTGCACAAGGGCTGAATATCACAGCGTGGTACGTGGCGCACTTCAAGAGCAGTTAGTTTGAGAGATACCAATGTGAGTAGAGTTATACTGTATAGTTTTGCTAATTTTTATCTGATGCACTACAGCAGTCCCATCAATGACTCCACAAGTTCAATGCACCTACTCACCTTGAAACTGGCGTTGGTAAGTATATTTACAACATGCGAAGTATGAACATTAATGTTAACTATTTGCAGATGAAGAAATGATGTGATTGTTCTCAGTATGAAGAAAGCAAggattgtgggttcttgctaCACAGCTCATGCAGTGATGATCAGGCAGAACAGTTATAACTGAAAACTCATTGACTATGAGGTTGTTTTACCTTTTTTTTTCagtttcattattgtacaactgtactttgttttgGCTCACGTGAATCACGTGAAATAGCAACAATAAATCGAAAGCGACGTCATTAATTAAAAGGGTATTTCGGAAGGGATATGGGCCGTTTTGAGGGCAAGGTGTGGGTCTAGCAGAAGCGTGTACAGCCGTATAGAGGATAGTATGCAGCCGTATTGAGGTATGTGTGACTCTGTGTGGGTCTATAATACGATTATACTCGTGACATATACACGGAGGTGCCGCCTAAGTTAAGAGTCCAGATTCGGGACAGACTGATCTATACCTTTGGATTGACGCTACAGGGccagaggagggaaaattgggtTGGTCAGGCTATTGtatatgttgaaattgctactatatacatggtgtTGCCAATGAGAGGAGTtgctgcacagtgtgcgaagtgccgcgaagcacgagcattctag contains:
- the LOC136263898 gene encoding uncharacterized protein, which produces MTIINGRPRHSQSQGLIEKGNHLVEMQLQAFKCEHKDSNCVSWTDWLPCIQYNLNVQVCRTLKQNPYEVMFGQPPRLAPFAELPEGVDHCIMEEDLTDLIKDDDVSLLFDELPPTVFPPTSSSRMSPQQLSRSTSPPSSLMMSPRRLSRS